In a genomic window of Thermococcus sp.:
- a CDS encoding 16S rRNA methyltransferase: MLHLVIADSELELVPKSIVEHPAVVNYARRRGKKPEEVILDSSYHHSALKKLEDGDRRGRPDIVHICLLNALESIANKEGKLRVYVHTRNDEVIYIKPETRLPRNYNRFLGLMESLFKNRVVPKDLELLRLEEKTLGELIEEIGPDEVFVMHEEGELVKPRDFGKSLAELENPVVIVGGFPHGDFRSPVKGRKVSLYREPLMAWTVVNEIIVNFETYLNL; this comes from the coding sequence GTGCTCCACCTGGTGATAGCTGATTCCGAGCTGGAACTCGTTCCAAAGTCAATAGTAGAGCATCCGGCCGTTGTGAACTACGCTAGGAGAAGGGGTAAGAAGCCGGAGGAAGTAATCCTTGATAGTAGTTACCACCATTCGGCTCTCAAGAAGCTTGAAGACGGTGATAGGCGCGGCAGGCCGGACATAGTGCACATCTGCCTTCTCAACGCCCTTGAGAGCATAGCCAACAAGGAGGGGAAGCTCAGGGTTTACGTTCACACGAGGAACGACGAGGTAATCTACATAAAGCCCGAGACGAGGCTTCCGAGGAACTACAACCGCTTCCTCGGTTTGATGGAGAGCCTCTTCAAGAATAGGGTTGTTCCGAAGGACCTTGAGCTGTTAAGACTGGAGGAGAAAACGCTGGGTGAGCTCATCGAGGAAATTGGCCCGGATGAAGTCTTCGTTATGCACGAGGAAGGTGAACTGGTAAAGCCAAGGGACTTCGGAAAGAGCCTCGCTGAGCTCGAAAACCCGGTCGTAATCGTCGGTGGCTTTCCCCACGGCGACTTCAGGAGTCCCGTTAAGGGTAGAAAGGTCAGCCTCTACCGTGAGCCTCTTATGGCGTGGACAGTCGTGAACGAAATAATCGTCAATTTTGAAACTTATTTGAACCTTTAA
- a CDS encoding saccharopine dehydrogenase family protein, translating into MKAQSKTPSVSAMKVLVLGAGNVGKAIAWDLKDEFEVYVADLSEERLGAVSEFATPLKVDASRFDKLVEVMRGFELVVGALPGRFGYSSIKAAIKAGVDMVDVSFMPENPLELREEAENAQVTVIFDAGFAPGLSHILMGRIWNELDDMSEGYIYVGGLPKEPRPPLYYRITWSPKDLIEEYTRPARLIRDGELSSIDPLSEVKTVKIEGFTFEAFPSDGLRSLLESVRVERLEEWTLRWPGHLEKMRVLKELGFFKPEHVDKTLEVITPLMTYESPDFSVLKVVGREPEREISYTLLDEEREFTSMARVTGYTASAIARLVSEGSCIFGVIPPEILGMRIDTFKRILDELEEKGIKPRREECAPPGDS; encoded by the coding sequence ATTAAGGCTCAATCCAAAACTCCATCGGTGTCAGCTATGAAGGTTCTCGTTCTCGGCGCTGGAAACGTTGGTAAAGCTATAGCGTGGGACCTGAAGGACGAGTTCGAGGTTTACGTGGCAGATTTAAGCGAGGAAAGACTGGGAGCCGTTTCCGAGTTTGCTACACCGCTGAAGGTTGACGCATCGCGCTTCGATAAGCTCGTGGAGGTTATGAGGGGATTTGAGCTCGTGGTCGGTGCTTTACCTGGTCGCTTTGGCTATTCATCAATCAAAGCCGCCATAAAGGCCGGAGTGGACATGGTTGATGTCTCATTCATGCCCGAGAACCCTCTCGAACTCCGTGAGGAAGCGGAAAATGCCCAGGTAACTGTTATCTTCGATGCCGGTTTCGCCCCCGGGCTGAGCCACATTCTCATGGGGAGAATCTGGAACGAGCTAGACGACATGAGTGAGGGCTACATCTACGTCGGTGGCCTTCCGAAGGAGCCGAGGCCACCACTTTATTACAGAATTACATGGTCCCCGAAGGATTTAATTGAAGAGTACACGAGACCCGCGAGGCTTATCAGGGACGGGGAGCTCAGTTCTATAGACCCGCTCTCGGAAGTTAAAACGGTGAAAATCGAGGGATTCACTTTCGAGGCCTTTCCGAGCGACGGCCTGAGGAGTCTGCTCGAAAGCGTAAGGGTCGAGAGGCTTGAGGAGTGGACGCTCCGGTGGCCGGGCCACCTTGAGAAGATGAGGGTTTTGAAAGAGCTCGGCTTCTTCAAACCGGAGCACGTTGATAAAACCCTTGAAGTTATAACCCCGCTCATGACCTACGAGAGCCCGGACTTCTCCGTTTTGAAGGTGGTTGGCCGGGAACCGGAGAGGGAGATAAGCTACACCCTCCTAGATGAGGAGAGGGAATTCACGTCAATGGCGAGGGTTACTGGTTACACAGCCTCAGCCATAGCCAGACTGGTTTCAGAGGGTAGCTGTATCTTCGGAGTAATTCCACCGGAGATACTTGGCATGAGGATTGACACCTTTAAGAGAATCCTTGACGAACTCGAGGAGAAGGGAATAAAGCCGAGGAGGGAGGAGTGTGCTCCACCTGGTGATAGCTGA
- a CDS encoding metallophosphoesterase: MLGFLRRRKLRNLRKNTEETLVMHVGDTPESVYRFIERLIDDYRPEIIIHTGDLVDNVKLERKPELKPAYEAGLRKLARILKGSKAKLYIVPGNEDDVELVKRFFGESVVEPGSVIEINGKTLALGHTWEDVVNKNADFKLYGHNFRVIPKGLNAVLGVNFIFLPSGRVVRIDYPVGTDTARGYKLRRGL, translated from the coding sequence ATGCTCGGCTTTCTCAGGAGAAGAAAGCTCCGGAACTTAAGGAAAAACACGGAAGAGACCCTTGTGATGCACGTAGGTGACACTCCGGAAAGCGTTTACCGCTTCATTGAACGGCTAATAGACGATTACCGTCCGGAGATAATAATTCACACGGGCGATTTGGTTGACAACGTTAAGCTTGAGAGAAAACCTGAGCTAAAGCCGGCCTATGAAGCCGGGCTGAGGAAGCTTGCCCGCATACTCAAGGGCTCGAAGGCAAAGCTTTACATCGTTCCCGGCAATGAAGATGACGTGGAGCTCGTAAAGAGGTTCTTTGGAGAGAGCGTTGTTGAGCCGGGAAGTGTTATTGAGATAAATGGGAAGACCCTCGCCCTTGGACACACTTGGGAGGACGTTGTCAATAAAAACGCCGACTTCAAACTCTACGGCCACAACTTCAGGGTAATCCCAAAGGGATTAAACGCAGTCCTGGGGGTTAACTTCATTTTCCTCCCGAGCGGGAGGGTCGTAAGGATAGACTACCCGGTTGGAACCGACACTGCAAGGGGTTACAAACTCAGGAGGGGGTTATGA
- a CDS encoding RsmB/NOP family class I SAM-dependent RNA methyltransferase, whose translation MLEKLFSLGYSKTFAERYYQLWGERALKIAEAMERPLPRCFRVNTLRVEIPKLTKLLNKKGFQFRRVPWAREGFCLTKEPFSITSTPEYLSGLLYIQEASSMYPPVALEPKPGEAVADMAAAPGGKTSYLAQLMENGGIIYAFDVGEERLKETRLNLSRLGVTNTVLFHKSSLYIDELGVEFDKILLDAPCTGSGTIHKNPERKTSRTMEDVKFCQNLQMRLIEKGLSVLKKGGILVYSTCSLEPEENEFVIQWVLDNFDVELLPLRYGEPALTNPFGIELSEEMKKARRFYPDRHDTSGFFVAKIRKR comes from the coding sequence ATGCTCGAAAAGTTGTTTTCCCTCGGCTACTCCAAAACGTTCGCGGAACGCTATTACCAGCTCTGGGGCGAAAGGGCGTTAAAAATAGCCGAGGCCATGGAAAGGCCTCTTCCAAGGTGTTTCCGTGTAAATACGCTCCGCGTTGAGATTCCAAAGCTTACAAAGCTCCTCAACAAGAAGGGCTTCCAGTTTAGAAGAGTGCCATGGGCGAGGGAAGGTTTCTGCCTGACAAAAGAACCCTTCTCGATAACTTCAACGCCCGAATATCTCAGTGGCCTCCTCTACATTCAGGAGGCAAGCTCGATGTATCCCCCCGTTGCCCTTGAGCCGAAGCCGGGAGAGGCGGTTGCTGACATGGCCGCCGCCCCCGGTGGGAAGACAAGCTACCTCGCCCAGCTGATGGAGAACGGGGGAATAATCTACGCCTTCGACGTCGGCGAGGAACGCTTAAAGGAGACGAGACTTAACCTTTCCCGTCTCGGCGTTACAAACACGGTTCTCTTCCATAAATCATCTCTCTACATAGACGAGCTTGGCGTTGAGTTCGATAAAATTCTCCTCGATGCCCCCTGCACAGGTTCCGGGACGATACACAAGAACCCGGAGAGAAAAACCAGCAGAACTATGGAGGACGTTAAGTTCTGCCAGAATCTCCAGATGAGGCTCATCGAGAAAGGTCTAAGCGTCCTTAAAAAAGGCGGAATCCTCGTTTACTCCACATGTTCCCTTGAACCGGAGGAGAACGAGTTCGTAATCCAATGGGTTCTGGATAACTTCGACGTTGAGCTCCTCCCCCTGAGATACGGCGAGCCGGCTTTAACCAATCCCTTTGGAATCGAGCTGAGCGAAGAGATGAAAAAGGCGAGGCGCTTCTATCCGGACAGGCACGACACGAGCGGGTTTTTTGTGGCAAAGATAAGAAAGCGATGA
- a CDS encoding DUF4932 domain-containing protein, giving the protein MRKLLALMLMGLVILVSGCLGSAPTTSSTHQPSTSTTYSQSQSLPNVTHSQGFPENSSKNVSQSSQGINFTPVEVNLSPRVHLEIDPRVELIQIIYFIANPKWYQERVSPYLAGATPYNYPYMKDVAEYFENYTNATAVKMIPIMVKEGIAYDAIPEFALHLNPVNFSKAMNWSDMLQYRPWLNTTLLDKFARAVAQFANETDFWKFYNEHRAFYNETLRRFEEGNGKTILNVTRFEESFFGEKASSWTIVPLTLISRHGFGFYINRKGDKYVYAFLGFSNVKDGIPIVYLSEYGITFLVHEFAHSFVNPAVNEYYSLFQPYESLYDPVREKLSMMAYTNFKIMLYETFVRAVEVYYLNITGNKDDAKRKLGMYSVPFYFIKDVYNAYVNDYMKHRDVYKNYTDFMPELAKVVGKVYNETDGGKKVKPPMTVYDFLKRANSTGAIVAYSSGGYSRRVAENEYHWLLSLGINATLKPVSNLTEKELKGNLMLVLYSNSSLLKELNRNALVTVNGNKFYSRPSGETYTGGLKVFEVFRNPWNESAVVYLAVGSGRWPFYNGYFPRIYYLTYVIIPDWGGDAFEWA; this is encoded by the coding sequence ATGAGGAAACTCCTCGCCTTGATGTTAATGGGACTCGTTATTCTCGTGAGCGGATGCCTTGGATCAGCACCAACAACATCATCTACACACCAACCCTCAACCTCAACGACGTATTCTCAGTCCCAGAGTCTTCCCAACGTTACTCATTCCCAAGGCTTTCCTGAAAACTCTTCAAAAAACGTTTCCCAATCTTCACAGGGCATAAACTTCACTCCAGTCGAGGTAAACCTCTCTCCTAGGGTTCACCTTGAGATAGACCCGCGCGTTGAACTCATTCAGATAATCTACTTCATAGCCAATCCCAAATGGTATCAGGAAAGGGTCAGCCCTTACCTTGCGGGAGCAACTCCATATAATTACCCTTACATGAAAGACGTCGCTGAATACTTCGAGAACTATACAAACGCCACCGCGGTCAAAATGATCCCAATAATGGTAAAGGAGGGCATTGCATACGATGCAATCCCCGAGTTCGCCCTTCATTTGAATCCGGTCAACTTTTCAAAGGCCATGAACTGGAGCGATATGCTCCAGTACAGGCCGTGGCTGAACACCACCTTACTCGACAAGTTCGCCCGGGCGGTTGCCCAGTTCGCCAATGAGACAGACTTCTGGAAGTTCTACAACGAGCACAGAGCGTTCTACAACGAAACTCTCCGCAGATTCGAGGAAGGAAACGGTAAAACAATTCTCAACGTGACCCGGTTCGAGGAGAGCTTCTTTGGCGAAAAAGCTTCTTCATGGACGATAGTTCCTCTCACATTAATATCCAGACATGGATTTGGTTTTTACATAAACAGAAAGGGGGACAAATACGTCTACGCGTTTCTCGGGTTTAGTAATGTCAAAGACGGCATTCCAATAGTTTATCTCTCGGAATATGGAATAACTTTCCTTGTTCACGAGTTCGCCCACAGCTTTGTGAATCCAGCGGTGAACGAGTATTACAGCCTCTTTCAGCCCTACGAGTCGCTCTACGACCCAGTAAGGGAAAAGCTCTCCATGATGGCATACACCAACTTCAAGATAATGCTCTACGAAACCTTTGTCAGGGCCGTCGAGGTTTACTATCTCAACATTACAGGCAATAAAGACGATGCCAAAAGAAAACTCGGTATGTACAGCGTGCCCTTCTATTTCATAAAGGACGTCTACAATGCCTACGTCAACGACTACATGAAGCACAGAGACGTTTATAAGAACTACACCGATTTCATGCCAGAACTTGCAAAAGTTGTTGGGAAAGTTTACAACGAGACCGACGGAGGAAAGAAAGTTAAACCTCCGATGACGGTTTACGACTTCCTCAAACGGGCTAACTCAACTGGTGCAATCGTTGCATACAGTTCAGGAGGCTACTCTCGGAGAGTCGCTGAGAACGAGTACCACTGGCTGTTAAGTCTTGGCATCAACGCAACCCTGAAACCTGTATCAAACCTCACGGAGAAAGAACTAAAGGGTAATCTGATGCTGGTTCTTTACTCCAACAGCTCCCTGCTCAAAGAACTCAACAGGAACGCCCTCGTCACGGTAAACGGCAACAAGTTTTACAGCAGACCAAGCGGAGAAACCTACACAGGTGGGCTGAAAGTCTTTGAAGTTTTCAGAAACCCGTGGAATGAGAGTGCAGTGGTTTATTTAGCAGTTGGAAGTGGTAGGTGGCCCTTCTACAACGGATACTTCCCGCGCATTTACTATCTAACGTACGTAATTATCCCTGATTGGGGTGGTGATGCCTTCGAGTGGGCATGA
- the argF gene encoding ornithine carbamoyltransferase — MVVSLAGRDVLCLQDFTREEIETILKTAEMMKIWNKIGKPHRVLEGKTLAMIFQKPSTRTRISFEVGIYQLGGYGLYLNANDLQLRRGETIADTARVLSRYVDGIMARVYAHKDVEDLAKYASVPVINGLSDFSHPCQALADYQTILEKKGRIAGLKIVYVGDGNNVAHSLMIAGTKLGAHVVVATPEGYEPDERVIKWAEQNAAESGGSFELLHDPVKAVKDADVIYTDVWASMGQEAEAEQRRKIFQPFQVNKELVKHAKPDYIFMHCLPAHRGEEVTDDVIDSPNSVVFDQAENRLHAQKAVMALVMGGIKV; from the coding sequence ATGGTGGTTAGTTTGGCCGGAAGGGACGTTCTCTGCCTTCAGGACTTCACAAGGGAGGAGATTGAGACTATTCTCAAGACGGCGGAAATGATGAAGATTTGGAACAAGATTGGGAAGCCCCATCGCGTTCTTGAGGGCAAAACGCTAGCCATGATATTCCAGAAGCCATCAACGAGGACGAGGATTTCCTTCGAGGTCGGAATCTACCAGCTCGGGGGTTATGGCCTCTACCTCAACGCCAATGACCTCCAGCTGAGGAGGGGCGAGACGATAGCCGACACAGCGAGAGTTCTCAGCAGGTACGTTGACGGAATAATGGCTCGCGTCTACGCCCACAAAGATGTGGAAGACCTCGCCAAGTACGCGAGCGTCCCGGTCATAAACGGCCTTAGCGATTTCTCCCACCCGTGCCAGGCTCTGGCCGACTACCAGACCATACTTGAGAAGAAGGGTCGTATAGCCGGTCTTAAGATAGTATACGTTGGAGATGGAAACAACGTGGCCCACTCACTAATGATAGCGGGCACAAAGCTCGGTGCCCACGTTGTGGTTGCAACGCCCGAAGGCTACGAGCCCGACGAGAGGGTTATCAAGTGGGCGGAGCAGAACGCGGCTGAGAGCGGTGGAAGCTTTGAGCTCCTCCATGACCCGGTCAAGGCCGTTAAGGACGCGGACGTCATATACACCGATGTCTGGGCGAGCATGGGACAGGAAGCGGAAGCAGAGCAGAGGAGGAAGATATTCCAGCCGTTCCAGGTCAACAAAGAGCTTGTCAAGCACGCCAAGCCGGATTACATCTTCATGCACTGTCTCCCCGCTCACAGAGGCGAGGAAGTTACTGATGATGTCATAGACAGCCCGAACAGCGTCGTCTTTGACCAGGCCGAGAACAGGCTCCACGCCCAGAAAGCGGTTATGGCCCTCGTCATGGGCGGGATTAAGGTTTGA